One region of Gammaproteobacteria bacterium genomic DNA includes:
- a CDS encoding response regulator, producing MIRVLLVDDHDIVRAAIKSLLKDAKDINVVGESSNGEDAIRVTREVMPDVVIMDLNMPGMGGFEAVMRLLQIKPAPKILVLSTYTSGLVPARLLDLGASGYLSKRANREEMICAIQAVNAGKRYIDQSMEKAIASLHIGLQNNPHPMMQLSERELQVLIMIAHSVKRHEIAKNLYLSKKTIDGYVSKALKKLNANTEAEAVRIAIESGLINTDG from the coding sequence ATGATTAGGGTTCTGCTAGTTGACGATCATGACATAGTGCGGGCGGCTATTAAGTCTTTGCTGAAGGATGCTAAAGATATTAATGTCGTTGGTGAGTCAAGCAATGGAGAAGATGCCATTCGTGTAACTCGTGAAGTAATGCCGGATGTTGTCATAATGGATCTAAATATGCCAGGCATGGGTGGTTTTGAAGCGGTCATGCGTTTATTACAAATCAAGCCAGCCCCGAAAATATTGGTTCTCAGCACTTATACTAGTGGATTAGTCCCAGCGCGTTTACTAGATTTAGGTGCTTCTGGATATTTAAGCAAGCGAGCGAACAGGGAAGAAATGATATGCGCAATTCAAGCTGTTAACGCTGGAAAGCGATATATCGATCAATCAATGGAGAAAGCCATTGCTTCACTTCATATTGGTTTGCAAAATAATCCCCACCCGATGATGCAGTTGTCAGAGCGTGAATTACAAGTTCTTATAATGATTGCTCATAGTGTTAAAAGACATGAAATTGCTAAAAATCTGTACCTTAGCAAGAAAACGATAGATGGTTATGTAAGCAAGGCATTAAAAAAGTTAAACGCGAATACAGAGGCTGAAGCTGTTCGAATAGCTATTGAAAGTGGTTTGATTAATACAGATGGCTAG
- a CDS encoding Gfo/Idh/MocA family oxidoreductase produces MKIIKCGVIGVGYLGRFHAEKYAKLPNAQLIGVCDTDADKSNEIAQKHGVLATQDYHELLGKVDAVSIVTPTQSHHQIAKVFLEHGVHVLLEKPITNTVAEADELIKIADKNKLVLQIGHLERFNSVVNALEKYLDRPRFIQCSRLAPFKLRSIDVSVVLDLMIHDIDLIQYLVGSPIKQIHANGACVLSDQIDIANARIQFENHCVANVTASRVYLKQERRLRLFQPEAYISVDLQGKQLAIHRKGTNEMFPGIPEIICEEQAFEQGDALRDEIIAFLDSIENQKPPVVSGIDGKRALATAIEITNIVNQQMELFKKTQAMESAEG; encoded by the coding sequence ATGAAAATAATTAAGTGCGGGGTAATCGGTGTCGGCTACCTTGGTCGATTTCATGCCGAAAAATATGCCAAGCTACCGAATGCCCAATTAATTGGTGTTTGCGATACAGATGCAGACAAAAGTAACGAAATTGCTCAAAAACACGGGGTACTTGCTACCCAGGATTACCATGAACTACTTGGTAAAGTCGATGCCGTCAGTATCGTCACCCCAACCCAATCCCATCATCAGATCGCCAAAGTCTTTCTTGAACATGGTGTACATGTACTTTTAGAAAAACCCATCACCAACACCGTCGCTGAAGCGGATGAATTAATCAAGATAGCTGATAAAAATAAATTAGTACTACAAATTGGCCATCTAGAACGCTTCAACTCCGTCGTCAATGCCTTGGAAAAATATCTAGATCGACCGCGATTTATCCAATGCAGTCGGCTTGCACCTTTCAAACTGCGCTCTATTGATGTCAGTGTAGTACTCGATCTAATGATCCATGACATCGATTTAATTCAATACCTAGTAGGCTCGCCAATTAAACAAATCCATGCCAATGGCGCTTGTGTGTTATCCGATCAGATCGATATCGCCAATGCCCGCATCCAGTTTGAAAACCATTGTGTTGCCAATGTCACCGCCAGCCGCGTGTACTTAAAACAAGAACGCCGCCTACGGTTATTCCAGCCGGAAGCTTATATTTCCGTTGACTTGCAGGGTAAACAGCTCGCGATCCATCGCAAGGGCACCAATGAAATGTTCCCCGGCATCCCAGAAATCATCTGCGAGGAGCAAGCTTTTGAACAAGGCGATGCCCTGCGTGATGAGATCATCGCGTTTTTAGACTCCATCGAAAATCAGAAACCGCCGGTGGTCTCAGGCATAGATGGCAAGCGGGCACTCGCCACTGCGATTGAGATTACCAATATTGTGAATCAGCAGATGGAGTTGTTTAAAAAAACCCAGGCTATGGAGTCGGCTGAGGGGTAA
- the galU gene encoding UTP--glucose-1-phosphate uridylyltransferase GalU, with protein MPHPIKKAVFPVAGLGTRFLPATKANPKEMLPIVDKPLIQYAVEEAIKAGINELIFVTSSSKRAIEDHFDSNFELEHTLEQRGQTELLNIVQEVLPANVSCVYIRQRNPLGLGHAVLCAKNLVGNEPFAVLLADDLIETGAYTCLTEMVACYEKMQGSVIAVEEIPREETSKYGIVALEQQQGGVGRIQTIVEKPAPEQAPSNLAVVGRYLLTPAIFDMLEETAADGRGEIQLTDAIFRLLDKESVFGYQLRGKRYDCGSKLGYLQATVDFALKHKELADDFKGFLQELVKGF; from the coding sequence ATGCCGCATCCCATCAAAAAAGCTGTATTTCCCGTTGCTGGTTTAGGTACACGATTTTTACCGGCCACCAAAGCCAATCCCAAAGAAATGCTACCCATTGTCGATAAACCACTTATTCAATATGCGGTCGAAGAAGCTATTAAAGCCGGCATTAATGAACTTATTTTTGTCACTAGCTCCAGTAAAAGAGCCATAGAAGATCATTTTGATTCCAATTTTGAATTAGAACACACATTGGAACAGCGCGGACAAACAGAACTGTTAAATATTGTGCAAGAAGTTTTACCGGCGAATGTCTCGTGTGTTTATATCCGTCAGCGTAATCCACTAGGTTTAGGGCATGCAGTATTGTGTGCGAAAAATCTGGTAGGAAATGAACCGTTTGCTGTTTTGCTAGCCGATGACTTAATTGAAACAGGTGCCTACACTTGCTTGACGGAGATGGTGGCTTGTTATGAAAAGATGCAGGGTAGTGTGATTGCCGTAGAAGAGATTCCTCGGGAAGAAACTAGCAAATATGGCATCGTTGCTTTAGAGCAACAGCAGGGAGGTGTGGGGCGTATTCAGACTATCGTTGAAAAACCTGCACCCGAACAGGCACCTTCAAATCTAGCCGTGGTGGGGCGCTATTTACTGACTCCGGCTATTTTTGACATGTTGGAAGAAACTGCAGCCGATGGCCGTGGGGAAATTCAATTGACTGATGCAATATTTCGGTTGTTAGATAAAGAATCTGTTTTTGGTTACCAGTTACGCGGCAAGCGTTATGATTGTGGCAGTAAGCTGGGTTATTTGCAGGCGACGGTGGATTTTGCTTTGAAACATAAAGAGTTGGCGGATGATTTTAAAGGGTTTTTACAGGAGTTGGTCAAGGGGTTTTAG
- the lpxB gene encoding lipid-A-disaccharide synthase, with amino-acid sequence MTSPSTKRVLIVSGEASGDHHAAQLVQEVHKIDPNVHFSAMGGEQMRKAGVEIIVDSKPLAVVGAIEILQHFAPIFRAWKTLRRLIKQQPPDLVVLIDYPEFNLQIAKAAKKAGIKVLYYISPQVWAWKQKRVKTIRQRVDKMLVIFPFEAEFYQKSGVPVEFVGHPLTGKVQPNIDKAQMQQELNLDTKSRVIGLLPGSRKGEIRRLLPVLLAAAQQLKNRYPDLNFVLPLASSLSREDLAPYLQHCDLPIQVISGQFYNALQLCDAAIVTSGTATLETALMGVPMVIVYKTAASTYHIVKRIIKIPYIGLCNIVAGKAIVKELIQHEANVENICAEISHILEDKDYHDTMQQNLLQVKEKLGKGGGSQQAASALLALLND; translated from the coding sequence ATGACCTCACCCTCCACAAAACGCGTACTCATCGTCTCTGGCGAAGCCTCCGGCGACCATCATGCTGCGCAACTCGTGCAAGAAGTACACAAAATCGACCCCAATGTGCATTTTTCTGCCATGGGCGGAGAACAAATGCGCAAAGCCGGAGTGGAAATCATTGTCGACTCCAAACCTTTGGCGGTAGTGGGCGCCATAGAAATCCTGCAGCATTTTGCCCCCATCTTCCGCGCTTGGAAAACGCTCAGGCGACTGATTAAACAACAACCGCCCGACCTAGTCGTACTCATTGACTATCCTGAATTCAACTTGCAAATCGCCAAAGCCGCCAAAAAAGCTGGCATCAAAGTACTCTATTACATCAGCCCTCAAGTCTGGGCTTGGAAACAAAAACGCGTCAAAACCATACGTCAACGCGTCGATAAAATGCTGGTGATTTTCCCTTTTGAAGCAGAGTTTTATCAAAAAAGTGGCGTTCCCGTAGAATTTGTCGGCCACCCTTTGACCGGCAAAGTGCAGCCCAACATTGATAAAGCGCAAATGCAGCAAGAGCTCAATCTTGACACAAAAAGCCGTGTGATCGGCTTATTACCTGGTAGCCGTAAAGGGGAAATTCGACGCTTATTACCTGTGCTGTTAGCCGCTGCCCAACAGTTGAAAAACCGCTACCCCGATTTAAATTTTGTTTTGCCGTTGGCTTCCTCCTTAAGCCGTGAAGATCTAGCGCCTTATTTGCAACATTGCGATCTACCCATACAGGTGATTTCCGGGCAATTCTATAACGCCCTACAGTTATGCGATGCCGCTATTGTCACCTCGGGCACGGCCACATTGGAAACCGCTTTGATGGGCGTCCCCATGGTGATTGTCTATAAAACCGCCGCCTCGACTTATCATATCGTCAAACGCATTATCAAAATTCCTTATATTGGCTTATGCAACATCGTTGCCGGCAAGGCTATTGTGAAAGAATTGATACAGCATGAAGCGAATGTAGAGAATATTTGTGCAGAAATCAGCCATATACTGGAAGATAAGGATTATCACGATACCATGCAGCAGAATTTGCTGCAGGTAAAAGAGAAACTGGGTAAAGGCGGTGGATCACAGCAAGCAGCTAGCGCTTTGCTGGCGTTGTTAAATGATTAA
- the uvrB gene encoding excinuclease ABC subunit UvrB, protein MPKLFTLESSYKPAGDQPQAISKLIDGIQQGLAHQTLLGVTGSGKTYTIANVIQAVQRPTLVLAPNKTLAAQLYAEMRGFFPHNAVEYFVSYYDYYQPEAYVPSSDTYIEKDASINDQIEQMRLSATKALLERKDVIIVATVSAIYGLGDPQLTLSMLLHLSRGDQIEQRHLLHRLAELQYTRNDTDFRRATYRVHGDVIDIFPAESESEAVRIALFDTEIEDINFFDPLTGEVLRRVPRVTIFPKSHYVTPRQRLLDAVDFIRQELALRLADLHQMQKLVEAQRLEQRTRYDLEMIMELGYCNGIENYSRYLSGRSAGEPPPTLVDYLPSEALLVIDESHVTVPQLGAMYRGDRSRKETLVEYGFRLPSALDNRPLRFDEFEHLMPQTIFTSATPGDYERQHSEQIIELVVRPTGLIDPEVEVRPVATQVDDTLSEIQLRVARDERVLVTTLTKRMAEDLSEYLAEHGVKVRYLHSDIDAIERVEIIRNLRLGTFDVLVGINLLREGLDLPEVSLVVILDADKEGFLRSERSLIQTIGRAARNIHGKVIMYADRITHSMQRAISETNRRRELQTLYNQQHGITPKGIEKAVKVILETSEEFSPQSRERAERVAEEAAVYQVMPAKKLARELKKLEEKMYRHAKNLEFEEAARVRDQIKHIQEVTFSG, encoded by the coding sequence ATGCCAAAACTCTTTACCCTCGAATCCTCCTACAAACCGGCAGGCGATCAGCCGCAAGCGATTAGCAAGCTGATCGATGGCATTCAACAAGGATTAGCCCATCAAACTCTTTTGGGTGTGACCGGCTCCGGCAAGACTTATACCATTGCCAATGTCATTCAAGCCGTACAACGTCCGACACTGGTATTAGCGCCGAATAAAACTTTGGCAGCGCAGCTGTATGCAGAAATGCGCGGATTTTTCCCACATAACGCGGTGGAATATTTTGTTTCTTATTACGATTACTACCAACCGGAAGCCTACGTACCCTCGTCCGATACCTATATTGAAAAAGACGCATCGATTAACGATCAGATTGAACAAATGCGTTTATCCGCCACTAAAGCCCTGCTGGAACGTAAGGATGTGATTATTGTAGCGACGGTGTCAGCAATTTATGGCTTGGGTGATCCGCAGTTGACGTTGAGTATGTTGTTGCACTTAAGCCGCGGTGACCAAATTGAACAGCGGCATTTATTACATCGTTTAGCTGAATTGCAATATACCCGCAATGATACAGATTTTCGTCGTGCGACTTATCGAGTACATGGTGATGTCATTGATATTTTTCCGGCAGAATCGGAAAGTGAAGCCGTGCGCATTGCTTTATTTGACACGGAAATTGAGGATATTAACTTTTTTGATCCGCTCACCGGAGAAGTACTGCGCCGCGTGCCGCGCGTGACGATTTTTCCGAAAAGTCATTATGTGACACCGCGGCAGCGTTTGCTGGATGCAGTGGATTTTATTCGGCAAGAATTGGCGCTGCGTTTGGCGGATTTACATCAAATGCAAAAACTGGTGGAGGCGCAGCGTTTAGAACAACGCACGCGTTATGATTTAGAGATGATTATGGAGCTAGGCTATTGCAACGGTATTGAAAATTATTCGCGTTACTTATCTGGGAGGAGCGCGGGTGAACCGCCACCGACTTTGGTGGATTATCTGCCGAGTGAAGCGTTGCTGGTGATTGATGAATCACATGTCACCGTGCCGCAGTTGGGGGCGATGTACCGTGGTGATCGTTCACGCAAAGAAACGTTAGTGGAATATGGTTTCCGTTTACCTTCCGCTTTAGATAACCGTCCGTTGCGTTTTGATGAATTTGAACATTTGATGCCGCAGACAATTTTTACTTCAGCCACACCAGGAGATTATGAGCGTCAGCATTCTGAGCAGATTATTGAACTGGTCGTGCGTCCCACTGGTTTGATTGATCCTGAAGTTGAAGTGCGCCCAGTTGCGACGCAAGTCGATGATACTTTATCGGAAATCCAGTTGCGGGTGGCTCGCGATGAAAGAGTATTAGTGACGACTTTGACTAAGCGCATGGCAGAAGATTTAAGTGAGTATCTGGCAGAGCATGGCGTGAAGGTGCGTTATCTGCATTCGGATATTGATGCAATTGAGCGTGTGGAAATTATTCGTAATTTACGTTTGGGTACGTTTGATGTGTTGGTGGGTATTAATTTACTGCGAGAAGGTTTGGATTTACCGGAGGTATCGTTGGTGGTGATTCTGGATGCGGATAAGGAAGGGTTCTTGCGTTCTGAGCGTTCTTTAATCCAGACCATCGGGCGCGCGGCGCGTAATATTCATGGTAAGGTGATTATGTATGCCGATAGGATAACCCATTCCATGCAGCGCGCGATTTCAGAAACCAATCGCCGTCGTGAGCTGCAGACGCTTTATAACCAGCAGCATGGCATTACGCCCAAAGGTATTGAAAAAGCCGTCAAAGTAATTTTAGAAACCAGTGAGGAATTTTCTCCGCAATCACGTGAACGCGCCGAGCGTGTCGCAGAAGAGGCAGCGGTGTACCAGGTCATGCCGGCGAAGAAGTTAGCGAGGGAGCTTAAAAAGTTGGAGGAAAAAATGTACCGTCATGCGAAGAATCTCGAATTTGAAGAGGCGGCGCGGGTACGAGATCAGATTAAGCATATTCAGGAAGTGACTTTTTCGGGATAA
- a CDS encoding pyridoxal phosphate-dependent aminotransferase: MHIPLSHKVNRIKPSATLSVASRAAELKAAGEDIIDLSIGEPDFDTPEFIKAAAIKAIHEGFTKYTPVEGTPGLKQAIIHKFSRENHLNYEPNQILVSNGAKQSFANLFTALLNPADEVIIPAPYWVSYPDMVLLADGSPVTIHTQIKQRFKISPAQLEAAITPKTRVVILNSPSNPSGMAYSETELRQLGEVLHQHPRVLIATDDIYEHILWTKEPFVNIVNACPELYERTIVINGASKAYAMTGWRIGYAAGPAQVIAAMKKVQSQVTSNANSIAQKAVEAALNGDQSCITTMKDEFKRRHDFVVEKINAIPGLECASADGAFYAFVRVENILKEEGPKTDLDFAEYLLQEAKIAVVPGSAFGTQGYMRLSYATSLEVLKQGLERLAAAVHKLQLACDV; encoded by the coding sequence ATGCATATCCCACTCTCGCATAAAGTCAACCGCATCAAGCCCTCAGCTACCTTAAGCGTCGCCAGCCGTGCTGCGGAGCTTAAAGCTGCAGGTGAAGACATTATCGATCTCAGCATCGGTGAACCTGATTTCGACACCCCCGAATTTATCAAAGCAGCGGCTATCAAAGCCATACACGAGGGGTTCACGAAATACACGCCAGTGGAAGGTACTCCTGGTTTAAAACAAGCCATTATTCATAAATTCTCCCGCGAAAACCACCTCAACTACGAACCCAATCAGATTCTAGTCAGCAATGGCGCCAAGCAATCTTTTGCCAATTTATTCACCGCTTTGCTCAATCCCGCTGATGAGGTCATTATTCCGGCGCCTTATTGGGTCTCCTATCCCGATATGGTGTTACTGGCTGATGGCTCTCCGGTCACTATTCACACCCAAATTAAACAGCGCTTTAAAATCTCTCCAGCTCAATTAGAAGCCGCCATCACCCCCAAAACCCGCGTCGTGATATTAAATAGCCCCTCCAATCCCTCAGGCATGGCTTATAGTGAAACGGAGCTACGGCAGTTAGGTGAAGTGTTACATCAACATCCACGGGTGCTGATCGCGACTGATGATATTTATGAACATATCCTTTGGACTAAAGAACCATTTGTGAATATCGTCAATGCCTGCCCAGAATTGTACGAACGCACGATTGTCATCAATGGCGCTTCCAAAGCCTATGCCATGACCGGCTGGCGCATCGGCTATGCCGCAGGACCCGCACAAGTCATCGCTGCAATGAAGAAGGTGCAATCGCAAGTGACTTCCAATGCGAACTCCATCGCCCAAAAAGCCGTGGAAGCGGCATTAAACGGCGATCAATCCTGCATTACCACGATGAAGGATGAATTTAAACGCCGCCATGATTTTGTCGTTGAGAAAATCAATGCGATTCCAGGTTTAGAGTGCGCTTCCGCCGATGGCGCATTTTATGCTTTTGTGCGCGTGGAAAATATCCTCAAAGAGGAAGGACCCAAAACGGATTTGGATTTTGCTGAATATTTATTACAAGAGGCGAAAATCGCGGTGGTGCCAGGATCAGCTTTTGGTACACAGGGTTATATGCGCTTGTCTTATGCGACTAGTCTTGAAGTTTTAAAACAAGGACTGGAACGATTGGCAGCGGCGGTGCATAAGTTACAATTGGCTTGTGATGTTTGA
- a CDS encoding ATP-binding protein, with the protein MFERLIAPTLQSLSQSFKIIVLTGPRQSGKTTLLRHLFPDYHYVSLESPDILLFVQQDPRGFLQSYSGHWIIDEAQNFPGLFSYLQELIDTPQEKRRFILSGSQNFLLAEHISQTLAGRAAILELLPLSYAEYLSSPNQPELSLWEFLFQGGYPRPYYEHLPLNIWYDSYIRTYLERDVRSLIHIKDLAKFQLFLRLCAGRHGQLLNMSELANASGLSHTTISHWLSILEASYIVFRLQPYHKNFNKRLVKTPKLYFYDSAIVCRLLQIESAEHLQMHASRGAIFEGFVLGEIIKSTLAKGQRPYLYFWRDHLGMEIDAIIEQGQYLQAVEIKSANTITPDYFKSLQQWKKIVGENHVHRYLVYAGDNASNRNDIQILPWNEIGSGLMNYK; encoded by the coding sequence ATGTTCGAACGTCTAATCGCTCCCACGCTACAATCCCTAAGCCAAAGCTTTAAAATCATCGTGCTGACGGGTCCTCGCCAAAGTGGCAAAACCACATTGTTGCGCCACCTTTTCCCTGATTATCATTACGTGAGTTTGGAATCACCGGATATATTGTTATTTGTGCAGCAAGACCCACGCGGTTTTTTGCAAAGTTATTCAGGTCATTGGATTATCGACGAAGCGCAGAATTTCCCCGGCCTGTTCTCTTATCTACAAGAACTCATAGACACCCCACAAGAAAAACGCCGTTTTATTCTATCGGGGTCGCAAAATTTTCTATTGGCCGAACATATCAGCCAAACCTTGGCCGGCCGCGCCGCCATTTTAGAATTATTGCCATTGAGCTATGCAGAATATTTATCTAGCCCCAATCAGCCGGAGCTAAGCTTATGGGAGTTTCTATTTCAAGGTGGCTATCCACGCCCCTACTATGAACATTTGCCCTTAAACATTTGGTATGACAGCTATATCCGTACTTATTTAGAGCGTGATGTTCGCAGTCTTATTCACATCAAAGACCTGGCAAAATTTCAACTTTTTCTCAGATTATGCGCAGGACGGCATGGGCAGTTGTTGAACATGAGTGAGTTAGCTAATGCTTCAGGTCTATCTCATACCACCATATCGCATTGGCTAAGTATCCTGGAAGCCAGCTACATTGTTTTTCGTCTGCAACCCTACCATAAAAATTTCAATAAACGTTTGGTAAAAACGCCGAAATTATATTTTTATGATTCGGCTATTGTCTGCCGATTATTGCAAATTGAATCTGCAGAGCATTTACAAATGCACGCCAGTCGCGGCGCGATTTTTGAAGGATTTGTACTCGGGGAAATTATCAAATCTACTTTAGCTAAAGGACAAAGACCTTATTTGTATTTTTGGCGAGACCATTTAGGTATGGAAATTGATGCAATTATTGAACAGGGTCAATATTTACAAGCGGTAGAAATTAAGTCTGCGAATACCATTACCCCTGATTATTTTAAATCCCTGCAGCAATGGAAAAAAATTGTAGGAGAAAATCATGTGCATCGTTATTTAGTCTACGCGGGTGATAATGCTAGTAACCGCAATGATATTCAAATACTACCTTGGAATGAAATTGGTTCAGGATTGATGAATTATAAATAA